Part of the Gordonia crocea genome is shown below.
TCGGGCGGGTGCTGGTCGCGAACCGCGCCGGTTTCGCCGAGTTCATGGACCTCGCCCCGCTCATGCTGCAGAACCTGTCGAGCACGATCGGGCCGGACCGCCGGGGACGCATCCGCTTGAACGTCTCGACGACGCTGACGCAGTTCAAGACCCTCAAACCGCTGTGCGACCGCTTCCCGATGCCCATCTGCATCGGTGCCGGCCTGACCAACCCGATCGGGTTCCCCATCTCCAGCTCCGACCCGTTGGGGATCGTCTCGGCGATCACCGGTGGGCAGCTGCCGCCGAAGCAGGGTCCGCGATGAGCGCGCGGCGGCGACTGGCCGTCGGCACCGGGGCGTTGGCAGTGGCGCTGGCCACCGCCGGCTGCGGGGTCGGCCTGCAGGACGTGCCGGTCGGCGGGGTGCGCAACACCTTCGACGTCACCGCGGACGTCACAAGCGCCGACGGGGTGGTCGACGGCGCCGACGTCATCAACGGCCAACAGGTCGTCGGGCGGGTCACCGAGGTGCGACTGGTCGACGGCCATCCGCAGCTGACCCTGTCGCTGCGCAAGGACACCCAACTCCCGGCGAATGTGACTGCCGCCGTGGAGATCCCGTCGGCGCTCGGCACCCCGTTCGTCCGCCTGCAGGCGCCGTCGGACCCCCAGGGGGCCCTGGTCGCGGGCTCGCGGATCGACGTGGACCAGACCTCGATCGGCCCCCAGGTGGAGGGCACCCTCGCGGCGATGGGCAACATCCTCAGCGGCAGCGGGGTCCGGCAATTGCAGTCGGTGATGGCGAGTCTGAACACCGCCTTCGAGAACCGGTCGGACAAGGTCGGGGACTTGATCGACACGCTCAACCGGCTGCTGGCCCGCACGTCGCGGCACACCGCTGACTTCAATGCGGCCATGCGGGCGGCGGCCGAGGCCACCGATCTGATGACGGCCCAGCAGGCCAAGATCGAGGCCTTCCTCGACCAGACGCCCCAGGCGGTCACCGTGCTGGCCGCCCAGCGGGACCGCATCGCCGTCCTGATGACGCAGACGACCCGCCTCGCCCGCAACCTCGACGCCATCACCAACGGCCGCCAGGCCGAGCTCAACAAGCTGGTGCCCGATGCGGCGACACTGGTCGATTCCCTCTCGGCGTTCAACAAGGACGTGGGACACACGCTGAAGCACATGAATTCGTTCATGCGGAACTTCTCCCGGGCGATCCGCGGCGACTACCTCGTCTTCGACGGTGCCCTGGACATCCCCGGCGGTATCGACAAGATCATCACCGGTGGTCTGCTCGGGTCGGGACAGCCGTTGCCCACCCCGGGGGAGTTGGCCGACATCCTGTCCGGCGGGCTCTACCGCGATCCCAACCACAAGACGCGGGCCCCGAAACGCATGAAGAAGCAGACGCCGGGCGCGACGCGGCCCGGTGTCCACGGAGCGGAGGCACCGCGATGAGAGACAGGTTCCCCACCGGCACCCTGCAGTTCCTCATCTTCCTGGTGCTGTCGGCGATCATCATCCCGGTCGGCATCAACTACATCGCCGGCCCGGAAGGGTTCGGATCGAAACTGCGCCTGCATGCGCAGATGGCCGATGCCTTCGGCCTGACCGCGGGAACCGGGGTCACGCTGCGCGGCGTCGACGTCGGCACCGTGGCGTCCTCGACGCTGCTCCCAGACGGGAAGGGGGCCCGGGTCTCCCTCGTCCTGCGGGGGGACACGAAGATCCCGAAGGACTCGATCCTGCAGGTGACCATGGCGTCGATGGCCGGCATCCAGAGCGTCGACATCATCCCCTCGTCCGCCGACGGCCCCTACCTGCGGGACGGCGACGACATCAACGCCCCGGCCGACAAGCAGCCGATGCAGATGGACGCCATCATCGCGCAGGCGGCCAAGATGCTCGAGACCTTCCGCGGCGGCTCGGTGGCGACCGTCAGCAAGGAGTTGTACCTGGCCTTCGGTGCCAACGGCGACTCCATGGCGCAACTCGTCGCGAATTCGTCGGCCCTGGCCAGGGTGGTGGCGAAGAACGCGCCGATGCTGCGGGGATTGATGTCGGAGTGGCTGGACGTGCTCTCGGCGATGAACGACACCACGGGGACCTTCGAGTCGGGCATGGCCTCGGCCGCCTCGTTCACCAGTCAGCTCGACGCCAACCAGCCGGTGTTCGTCTACCTCCTGGACCATTCGCCCCGCGCCCTGACCCGGGCGCAGAAGCTGTTCGACAAGTACCGCGGCACCTTCGGCGGCGTGCTGGCGAACCTGGTGACGGTGGAGCCGATCATCAGCGATCGGCGCGAGTCGCTGCAGACCGGCCTCAAGGCGATCCCGCAGGGCCTGCTGGACCTGCGGTCGATCGTGAAGGGGGACCGGGCCGACTTCGCGCTCATCGGCACGCAGGGGCCGGTGTGCCTCTTCTACGACGAGCCGCGGCGGGCGGTCGGCGACCTGCGGCCCGACCATCCCAACCTGGTGCGGTACTGCCCGCCCGGTGACGGCTACGGCCAGCGCGGCGCGGTGAACGCCCCGCGTCCCAACGGACTCGGCACGCAGAACTGGCAGTCGCCCGGAGCGCCGTCCGGTCCGCCGTCGGTCACCGACCCGATGCTGGTCCCCAACGGGGCCGAACTTCTACAGATGTGGCACGACCTCCTGGAAAGGGCCCGAAATGGCAAATAACACGATCGCGGACGACACTGCTGTCGACGGCACCGCTTTTGACGACGTCGACACCGACGACCTGAGCGCAGACATCGACGACCTGAGCGCCGACACCGATTCCGACGCCGGTGACGACACGGCCGACGGTAAATCGTCGACGGTGACCGTGAAGCGGCGCAGCCCCGCCGGGCGCACCGCGGCACCGCGCCGACGGGTGCCCCGCGAGACGGCCCACGACACCTCGAGGGGTGGGCGCGGGCGACGCTGGCTGATCGCGTTGGGCCCGCTGGTCGCGGTGCTCATCGGCTCGACCGCCTTCTTCGGCTACCACTACTTCACCGGTTCCCGCGGGGCGGATACGCCCGCCGCGCGCAGTGCAGTCGTGGGCGTCGCGAAGGACTACGCGGTCAAGCTGTCGAGCTTCGACTACCGCGACCTGAACAAGAACCGCGCCGCCATCACGGCGATGTCGACCGACGACTTCGGCAAGAAGTACGACGAGATGGTCAAGGCGCTCACCGAGATCGTCTCCAACGGCAAGGGCATCGCCACCGCGGAGGTCAGCTATTCCGCGGTCGAGTCGATCAGCCGGGACAAGGCGACGGTGATCCTGTTCGTCGATCAGAAGGCGCGCAACGTCGTCGCGCCGAACGGCAAGAACCAGCCGTACCGGATGGTCGTGAAGTTGGTCCGCGCCGATGGGCGCTGGCTCGTGGATGACGTCCAGACCGTGTGACCGCGGCGGACAATCGGAATCAATCGGAGGGAATGGGGCAATGTCAATGGGTAACCACGCACTGAAGTACACGCCGGATCTGGACGAGACGACGCCCGAACTGACCACGCGCGATACGCGGATCGAGATCACCACGCGTCGGCGCCGGCTCACCAGCAAGCGCAAACCCGCCCAGATCGCCGAGGCGATCGACTTCTGGTCGCTGGCCGGGGCCGCGGCGAACGTCGTCATGCAGCTCGGCTGGCCCGAGGTGGGCTACGGAGTCATGGAGAGCAAGGTCGAATCCGGGGCGCTGATGAAGCACCCGTGGAAGCGGGCGCGCACCACGTCGCAATATCTCGCCGTCGCCGTTCTGGGCACCGACGAGGAGCGCGAGGCGTTCCGCGAGGCGGTCAACTCCGCCCACCGCCACGTCAAGTCCGACGAACGCAGCCCGGTCAAGTACAACGCCTTCAACCGCGAACTGCAGCTGTGGGTGGCGGCCTGCCTGTTCATCGGCGTGGAGGACTCCCACCAGCTCCTCCACGGCGTGATGGACGAGACGGAGGCCGAGGAGTTCTACCAGTCGTCGAAGACGCTCGGAACGACTCTGCAGGTCCCCGAGGACATGTGGCCGGCCACCCGCCAGGACTTCGACCACTACTGGAACGTCGCGTGCCAGCGCGTCGTCATCGACGACACCACGTGCGAGTTCCTCAACGAACTGGTCGATCTGAAGATGATCAACCCGTTGATCCGGTTGCCGTTCGTCAACCTCCTGCGGTTCCTGACGATCGGGTTCCTGCCACCGCTCTTCCACCGCCAGTTGGGGTTGGAGTGGACCGAGGACGACCGGCGGCGGTTCCAGCACCTGTTCACCTTCGTCTCGATCGTGAACAAGTTCCTGCCCAAGTTCATCCGGTTCGGCAGCGCGCGGTTCTTGATGAAGGACCTGCGGTGGCGGCTCAAGCACCAGAAAGACATCATCTAAGGCGTTTCGCGGGATCGACAGGGGGGCGATCGGCGGTCTGGGCGAGGCTCTCGAGGGGTGAGTCACGACGGAGGCAGGGCGGTCGGCGACGGTATCGTGAACAACGGTCGGGGGCGCGGAAGGGAAGGACGTACGTGCCAAGAGGAAACCTACGACGGACGCAGCTGACCGATGAGGTGGCCGCCGAACTGCGGGCGCGCATACTCACCGGGCAGATCCGGTCCGGCGCGTTTATCCGTCTCGACGAGGTGGCCGCCGATCTGGGCTGCAGCGTCACTCCGGTGCGCGAGGCGTTGGTCACGCTCCGTGGTGAGGGGCTGGTCCGCTCGTCGCCGCACCGCGGGTTCATCGTCAGCGAGTTGACCCGCGGCGACATCATCGACATCTTCTGGATGCAGTCGCAATTGTCGGCCCGGCTCACCGCCCACGCCGCCTCCAACCCGGATTTGGAAGGCCACCTGGCCGAACTGACCCGCATCGTCGACGAGTTCGAAAAGGCGGTGCACGAGGGTGATTCGGCCAAGATCCTCGACCACGAGTACCAATTCCAGCGGCGCATCTACATGGCGGCGAACAGCTGGAAGCTGGCCTGGTTCCTAGTCGCGGCCACCAAGTACACGCCGTACAACCTGTACGCCGAGGACAAGGAGTGGGGGGCGTTGGCGATCGAGAGCCACCGCCGGTTGATCAGCCACCTCGCCAACCGGGACAAAGAGGCGATCAGCGCCGAGATCCACAGCAAGTTCATCGATGCGAGGGAACGGCTGGTCCGGGATCTGGAGTTGCGCGGCTTCTGGGACGACAACACCGAGGAGCCGCCGGTTGGGCAGGCCACGTCGCCGGCGGAAGCGGCCGGATAGCGCGATCGGGTACCCCTCGGCGCGTGTTGGGCAGCCGCACCTGCGGTGAAATGGCAGAATATGCCGGTGCCCGAATACATGACCTATGAGGAATTTGGCCGCCGGTTCTTTGAACTCGCCGTGACCGAGTCGCGCGTCGGCGACGCCTTCGCCGCGATCGCCGGCGAGGCCTTCGACGTGGGTCCGATCCCGAGCGGTCCCGGCGGCATGGTCAAGGTGCGAGCGCGGGTGAACATCGATGAGCCCAACATCGAGCGGGCCGTCGAGGACCTCATCCGGTTCACGGTGCAGATCCCGCTGCGCATCAAGATCGACATCGACCTGAAGCTGGACCGGTTGCGCTACGACGTGGACGGCCTGGTGACCCTGCCGTTGACCGTGCACGCCGTCGAACCGCTGGAAATCCACTTCGACGTCGCGGCGCCGAAGCCGGCCGACGTCCACGTCGACGTCGCGTCGCGCAACATGCGTGCGGAGATCGTCCGCAACCTGGCCCAGGTCGACGACGAGGTCCGCCGGGTCATCGCGCGACAGGTGGCCGAGGAGATCGACAAGCCGGAGATCCGCGCCGCCCGCATCATCGACGTCGACGCGCAACTGGCGGCCGCGATGGACCCCAAGACCGACGACGATGCGGCGGCGACCGCCGAGCCGGTCGAGGCCGACGAAGCGGAGTAGCCGCTCAGGCTTCGGTGGCGCCCTCGGACTCGCTCCCGGCGATCGCCTTCTCGATGTCGAGGTCCTTGATCCGCCCGATGAGCTCGTCGAGTGCCTCGGGCGGCAGCGAGCCGGGCTGGTTGAAGACCATGTAGCCCTTCTTGAACGCCATCACCGTCGGGATCGACCGGATTCCGGCGGCCGCGGAGAGCTGCTGCTCGGCCTCGGTGTCCACCTTGGCGAACACGATGTCGCCGTGCTTCTCCGAGGCGCGCTCATAGATCGGGGCGAACTGTCGGCACGGGCCGCACCAGGAGGCCCAGAAGTCGACGAGCACGATGTCGTTGTCGGCGATCGTCTGGTCGAAGGCCGCTGCGGTCAGTTCTGTGGTTGCCATGCCGGGTTCAACGCGGGGATCGGCGGATCTGTTCCATCAGGGCGGCGCCGGCCCCGGCGGCGATGCGCCGCCGCATCGACCAATCGAGGGCGCCGAAGGTGGCCCGCATCGCCCGCAGCACTCCGCCGAGGTCGTCGCGGGAGCTGAGGTAGGCGCGCTGGTCGTCGGCGCCGAGGCTGAAGAAGGCGTCGAAGAAGGCCGTGAGGCGGTCCGGCTCCAGACCGGTCAGCGCCGCCAGCCCGGCTTCCCGCAGCGCCGCGACGGCCCGGGCGCGCCGCGGCCACAATGCGGCGCGCGGATCGGCCCGGCGCACGACGGCATCGACGACAGTGTCGGCGCACCCCAGGGAGGCGGCGATGCTGTACCCCGTCGCCGGGTGCATCAACCCGCCCGCCGCACCGAAGGCCAGCGGTTGACCGTCCTCGCGCCAGGGCGCCGGGCCACCGGTGACCAGTGGGAAGTCGACCACCTCGACACGCTCGGCCGTCCCGCTCTCGGCATCGTCGCCGCGGACCCAGCCCGCCGGGGTACCGCGCTGCGCCCAGCGCTGCGCGAGTAGCTCGACGGTGGGCGGTGTCCCGGCCAGGAAGGTCTCCTCCACGAGGAATCGGCCGCGGCCCAACGGAACGCGGTAGCCGAAGGTCGGCGGTGCGGGCGCACCCGGGCTCGCCGGGCGCCAATCCATCAGGACGGTCTCGGCCGGTCCGTCGAGCCGGCCGATGACACCGTAGGCGCGTTGGCGGGGCAGGGCGCCGGCCGCGGCGCCCCGGTGTTCTCTTGACCTGCGCCGTGCCCCGGTCGCGTCGACCACCACCCGCCCGGACAGCACCGTGCCCGTGTCGGTCCGCACCCCGTCGGCCCGGAAGTCCGCGGCCGTGCCGGTGACGATCCTCACCCCGGCCAGGCCGAGTGCGTCGCGCAGCGCCGCGTTGTCGAGCACGGTGTAGGGCCGGGGCAGTGCCCGCCTGACCGGCGTGTAGACGACCACCGTGTCACTGGTCGACGCGCGGCAGGACCGCGGCAACCAGTCGGGTAGCTCGTCGACGAAGGCGCCGAACGTCTGTGACCACGGGCGATGCGGTTGCGGGTCGACCAGCGCGACCGACAGTCCGGCGACCGCCCCGCGGTGGGCGAGAGCGGTCCCGGCCGGGCCGGCGCCGACCACGACGAGGTCGAGGCCGGTGTCACGCGGGGTGGGCGACATGGGCTTCAGCGTATCGAGACCGGCCCGACGACGATTTCGGCCCCG
Proteins encoded:
- a CDS encoding MCE family protein encodes the protein MSARRRLAVGTGALAVALATAGCGVGLQDVPVGGVRNTFDVTADVTSADGVVDGADVINGQQVVGRVTEVRLVDGHPQLTLSLRKDTQLPANVTAAVEIPSALGTPFVRLQAPSDPQGALVAGSRIDVDQTSIGPQVEGTLAAMGNILSGSGVRQLQSVMASLNTAFENRSDKVGDLIDTLNRLLARTSRHTADFNAAMRAAAEATDLMTAQQAKIEAFLDQTPQAVTVLAAQRDRIAVLMTQTTRLARNLDAITNGRQAELNKLVPDAATLVDSLSAFNKDVGHTLKHMNSFMRNFSRAIRGDYLVFDGALDIPGGIDKIITGGLLGSGQPLPTPGELADILSGGLYRDPNHKTRAPKRMKKQTPGATRPGVHGAEAPR
- a CDS encoding MlaD family protein; translation: MRDRFPTGTLQFLIFLVLSAIIIPVGINYIAGPEGFGSKLRLHAQMADAFGLTAGTGVTLRGVDVGTVASSTLLPDGKGARVSLVLRGDTKIPKDSILQVTMASMAGIQSVDIIPSSADGPYLRDGDDINAPADKQPMQMDAIIAQAAKMLETFRGGSVATVSKELYLAFGANGDSMAQLVANSSALARVVAKNAPMLRGLMSEWLDVLSAMNDTTGTFESGMASAASFTSQLDANQPVFVYLLDHSPRALTRAQKLFDKYRGTFGGVLANLVTVEPIISDRRESLQTGLKAIPQGLLDLRSIVKGDRADFALIGTQGPVCLFYDEPRRAVGDLRPDHPNLVRYCPPGDGYGQRGAVNAPRPNGLGTQNWQSPGAPSGPPSVTDPMLVPNGAELLQMWHDLLERARNGK
- a CDS encoding oxygenase MpaB family protein: MGNHALKYTPDLDETTPELTTRDTRIEITTRRRRLTSKRKPAQIAEAIDFWSLAGAAANVVMQLGWPEVGYGVMESKVESGALMKHPWKRARTTSQYLAVAVLGTDEEREAFREAVNSAHRHVKSDERSPVKYNAFNRELQLWVAACLFIGVEDSHQLLHGVMDETEAEEFYQSSKTLGTTLQVPEDMWPATRQDFDHYWNVACQRVVIDDTTCEFLNELVDLKMINPLIRLPFVNLLRFLTIGFLPPLFHRQLGLEWTEDDRRRFQHLFTFVSIVNKFLPKFIRFGSARFLMKDLRWRLKHQKDII
- a CDS encoding GntR family transcriptional regulator: MPRGNLRRTQLTDEVAAELRARILTGQIRSGAFIRLDEVAADLGCSVTPVREALVTLRGEGLVRSSPHRGFIVSELTRGDIIDIFWMQSQLSARLTAHAASNPDLEGHLAELTRIVDEFEKAVHEGDSAKILDHEYQFQRRIYMAANSWKLAWFLVAATKYTPYNLYAEDKEWGALAIESHRRLISHLANRDKEAISAEIHSKFIDARERLVRDLELRGFWDDNTEEPPVGQATSPAEAAG
- the trxA gene encoding thioredoxin, translating into MATTELTAAAFDQTIADNDIVLVDFWASWCGPCRQFAPIYERASEKHGDIVFAKVDTEAEQQLSAAAGIRSIPTVMAFKKGYMVFNQPGSLPPEALDELIGRIKDLDIEKAIAGSESEGATEA
- a CDS encoding lycopene cyclase family protein, with amino-acid sequence MSPTPRDTGLDLVVVGAGPAGTALAHRGAVAGLSVALVDPQPHRPWSQTFGAFVDELPDWLPRSCRASTSDTVVVYTPVRRALPRPYTVLDNAALRDALGLAGVRIVTGTAADFRADGVRTDTGTVLSGRVVVDATGARRRSREHRGAAAGALPRQRAYGVIGRLDGPAETVLMDWRPASPGAPAPPTFGYRVPLGRGRFLVEETFLAGTPPTVELLAQRWAQRGTPAGWVRGDDAESGTAERVEVVDFPLVTGGPAPWREDGQPLAFGAAGGLMHPATGYSIAASLGCADTVVDAVVRRADPRAALWPRRARAVAALREAGLAALTGLEPDRLTAFFDAFFSLGADDQRAYLSSRDDLGGVLRAMRATFGALDWSMRRRIAAGAGAALMEQIRRSPR